One Festucalex cinctus isolate MCC-2025b chromosome 3, RoL_Fcin_1.0, whole genome shotgun sequence DNA window includes the following coding sequences:
- the LOC144015837 gene encoding uncharacterized protein LOC144015837 isoform X1, translating to MTTVVHCASCYVHSSAQPLHMFGKGPTRGNCLSVFTYRGPRYAPRPRLPRHAPNMTLRQICHMLKLMKQVRKREAAAARLGTLKQACAAPTPVSCGTKSDRKCLPSCIRHKRNVKRAC from the exons ATGACGACTGTCGTCCAT TGTGCATCTTGCTATGTGCACAGCAGCGCTCAGCCCCTGCATATGTTTGGCAAGGGACCCACCAGGGGCAACTGTCTGTCGGTGTTTACTTACCGGGGCCCTCGCTATGCCCCACGACCCCGCCTGCCTCGCCACGCTCCGAACATGACGCTGCGGCAGATCTGTCACATGCTGAAGCTGATGAAACAGGTCAGGAAAAGAGAGGCTGCTGCTGCCAGGTTAGGAACACT GAAACAGGCATGTGCAGCCCCGACACCGGTCTCCTGCGGCACCAAGTCGGACAGGAAATGTCTCCCGAGCTGCATCAGACACAAGCGCAATGTAAAACGTGCCTGCTGA
- the LOC144015837 gene encoding uncharacterized protein LOC144015837 isoform X2 has translation MTTVVHCASCYVHSSAQPLHMFGKGPTRGNCLSVFTYRGPRYAPRPRLPRHAPNMTLRQICHMLKLMKQVRKREAAAARKQACAAPTPVSCGTKSDRKCLPSCIRHKRNVKRAC, from the exons ATGACGACTGTCGTCCAT TGTGCATCTTGCTATGTGCACAGCAGCGCTCAGCCCCTGCATATGTTTGGCAAGGGACCCACCAGGGGCAACTGTCTGTCGGTGTTTACTTACCGGGGCCCTCGCTATGCCCCACGACCCCGCCTGCCTCGCCACGCTCCGAACATGACGCTGCGGCAGATCTGTCACATGCTGAAGCTGATGAAACAGGTCAGGAAAAGAGAGGCTGCTGCTGCCAG GAAACAGGCATGTGCAGCCCCGACACCGGTCTCCTGCGGCACCAAGTCGGACAGGAAATGTCTCCCGAGCTGCATCAGACACAAGCGCAATGTAAAACGTGCCTGCTGA